A single Lolium perenne isolate Kyuss_39 chromosome 6, Kyuss_2.0, whole genome shotgun sequence DNA region contains:
- the LOC127334405 gene encoding dephospho-CoA kinase, whose protein sequence is MRLVGLTGGIASGKSTVSSLFKSSGVPVVDADIVARNVVQKGTGGWKKVVKAFGNDILLENGEIDRARLGQIVFSDPVKRKLLNSLLAPNISFGIFWEILKLWANGCTVIVVDIPLLFETKMDRWTNPVVVVWVDPKTQMERLMSRDGCSEEQAQNRINAQLALDWKKSEADIVINNSGSLDDTKQQFQEVLKQVSGPLTWKERLMSRDGLLSIVVCTTAGVLLAQKNLL, encoded by the exons ATGAGATTGGTCGGCTTGACGGGCGGGATCGCGTCGGGGAAGAGCACCGTGTCCAGCCTCTTCAAATCCTCCGGCGTCCCTGTCGTCGACGCGGACATCGTGGCTCGG AATGTTGTGCAGAAAGGTACTGGAGGCTGGAAGAAGGTTGTGAAAGCTTTTGGGAATGACATTTTGTTGGAAAATGGTGAAATTGACAGAGCTCGCTTAGGTCAGATTGTTTTCTCTGACCCAGTGAAACGAAAACTTTTAAACAG TCTTCTGGCACCAAATATTTCATTTGGTATATTTTGGGAGATACTAAAACTGTGGGCAAACGGATGCACGGTTATCGTCGTCGACATCCCACTCTTGTTCGAGACAAAGATGGACCGATGGACGAACCCTGTCGTTGTTGTATGGGTGGATCCCAAAACACAGATGGAGAGGCTCATGTCAAGAGACGGGTGCAGCGAAGAACAAGCTCAGAACCGGATCAACGCGCAGCTTGCGCTGGACTGGAAGAAGTCCGAAGCCGACATAGTGATTAACAATTCCGGCTCACTGGATGACACGAAACAACAGTTCCAGGAAGTGCTGAAGCAAGTTTCAGGTCCATTGACATGGAAGGAGCGCTTGATGTCAAGGGATGGCCTTCTCTCTATCGTTGTATGCACAACAGCAGGGGTTTTACTTGCTCAGAAGAATCTGCTATGA